CACCGCCGCAGCCACGTGGAGGACGGTCACGGCTACGCTGTGCTGATAACAGGCTGCGACAGCGGCTTCGGACACCAGCTGGCTCAGTGTTTGGACCACAAAGGGTTTGTGGTCTTTGCTGGGTGCTTGTCTCCAGAAGGAGCCGGTGCCCAGAACCTGAACAGACACAGCTCCAGTAATCTGAAAATCCTCAAGCTGGACGTCACCAACGATGAAGACGTGCAGCAGGCGAAGAAGACAGTGGAGGAGAACCTGCCAGAGAAAGGTGAGAGTTCagcatgctgggaaaaaaatgacCCAGTTTCTCTTGTTTAGCTTTAATGTGTGTGGAAGTTCATTTCtgccaacaacaaaaaaagggggggggtgaaatgtttgaaataaaatataaaacaacgtATGAGATACAAATCCAAAATGTTACCAAGTTCAAATTATGACTTGTTGTATTGACTTTGAGATACTAAGTCTTGATTTAGCTTTGTGTATCTGAACGTAGTTGTGTGACTCCTCTGTGACTTAATATCTCATAATTCTGACTTAAAAagcctttcttttcctttaggTCGacatgatgaaatattgaatatatgagATAAGggtttcatctttttcttctcctggtGTAAATGGGCTTCcgtaaataataaataaaatgtaaaagttctAATATACTAACTCCTAACTTTGTGTCTCAAATCTATGACTTAAGGAGTCTAAATTTTGTCTTTATAGTTCAAAATCAGAACGTATCACATCCTGTTGACTGTAATTTGAAGTCTATCGTCTCTTTCTGTTGAATAACTCACCAACTCATGACTTTCTCACGTTGTCAGGCCTGTGGGCGGTCGTGAACAACGCCGGCATCACAGACTGGGCCGAGATCGAATGGAGCGCTGTCGGAGACTTCCAGAACATGGTCGACGTCAACCTGTTCGGCTGCATCAGGACCACTATCGCATTTCTGCCTTTGGTTCGCGCCGCCAAAGGTTAGCTTGAAACTTAGCCACATTTCCCTGTAGCCTCACATTCTTTATTGAAGTGACATTAAgggtaaaaacaaatgttttctgtttcctgtctgccgCAGGTCGGATGGTTTACATGTCGAGCGTCTTTTCCTTCTTCAACTGCCTGAACATGGGGGCGTACAGTGTGTCGAAGAGGGGACTGGAGGCGTTTGCAGATTGCTTGAGGGTCGAAATGGCCAGCTTTGGTGTGAAGGTACGCTAAcgctgcaaaaacacacacaaatcccgTGACGCTGAAACACGAGGCGTGGCATTGTGAGTCTGTGGTTAACATGATGCCTGAGGGCAGGTCTTATGAATTTGCaggcttattttttttatttgatggcATTCAATCAGCATAAAACCATGAAGCAATAGCTTTCTCATACCACTGAGTTGACACCCACAGTATGCTTGTTAGCTAGGAAACGGTTGATTTTGACCTCTGTTAGACCACATTAAAgtaatagttcaacatttgaaCACTTACTCGCTTTCTCGCCGAGAGAGTAAGAAGAGAAGATTAATCGACTATAGCTCATAATTTTgtgatgctaagctaaccggcatTTTTAGCGTACAGATATGACTTTCAACTATTCCTACAAACTACAAGTTTGTATCGCAGCATTAAAAGCAggtttattttttctgtaacTTCCTCTTTCAGGTCAGCATCATCCAGCCGGGTAATTTCGGCCAAGCCACCAACATCGTGAAGATGAAAACCGGTCTGGACATTTGGGAGAAACTAGACAACGGACAAAAGCAAACTTTCAACCGACAGTACATTGAGCTGGCCAACCAGTACTTCATGTCAACATGCAAGTCGGGATTCAAGAGCGCCGACCTGGTCATCGACGCGATGCTGCACGCCATCATGTCGCCTCAGCCTAAATACAGATACCTGCTGGCCTCGACGATGgatatgtttttcttccagctctTCCCCTTTCTCCCCACCGTCCTCACCGAcgctgtgttttctctcagctCCATGTAcgctaaaagaaaagaaatgctttACGCTTAATGAGAAAGAAACTGACC
This genomic window from Enoplosus armatus isolate fEnoArm2 chromosome 24, fEnoArm2.hap1, whole genome shotgun sequence contains:
- the LOC139306792 gene encoding D-beta-hydroxybutyrate dehydrogenase, mitochondrial, with the protein product MNAIFFIGQIIGVVPISVALLLAIAKLVSRHRRSHVEDGHGYAVLITGCDSGFGHQLAQCLDHKGFVVFAGCLSPEGAGAQNLNRHSSSNLKILKLDVTNDEDVQQAKKTVEENLPEKGLWAVVNNAGITDWAEIEWSAVGDFQNMVDVNLFGCIRTTIAFLPLVRAAKGRMVYMSSVFSFFNCLNMGAYSVSKRGLEAFADCLRVEMASFGVKVSIIQPGNFGQATNIVKMKTGLDIWEKLDNGQKQTFNRQYIELANQYFMSTCKSGFKSADLVIDAMLHAIMSPQPKYRYLLASTMDMFFFQLFPFLPTVLTDAVFSLSSMYAKRKEMLYA